In Methylococcus geothermalis, one genomic interval encodes:
- a CDS encoding helix-turn-helix transcriptional regulator has translation MTDFQDPRPPKKPNRNEPKDAILRQWVMLHLIPREPDGITAQQLQAKLTGINPLYEVHKRTVERNLMALTSVFHVLDYRSGPNGNLWFWQRDAVLDVPKLDVKTALMFRLAEAFLTPLLPRSTLDELGPHFRRARETLDTAGDDRHSVWPAKVQVIPNSQPLLYPDVPPDILATVHTALFEDRRFLTRYRPRHGPTRDYEVSPRGLVIRDGIIYVVATLFEYTDLKHLVLHRMETASLLDSTVTPMRNFKLERYAKVLFN, from the coding sequence ATGACAGATTTCCAGGATCCGCGTCCCCCCAAAAAACCCAATCGCAACGAACCCAAGGATGCCATCCTCCGCCAATGGGTCATGCTTCACCTCATTCCTCGGGAGCCGGACGGGATCACGGCCCAGCAACTCCAAGCCAAGCTGACCGGCATCAATCCCCTCTACGAGGTCCATAAGCGCACTGTAGAGCGCAACCTCATGGCCCTGACTTCGGTGTTTCACGTCCTGGATTACCGGAGCGGACCGAACGGCAATCTCTGGTTCTGGCAGCGGGATGCGGTTCTCGACGTTCCCAAGCTGGATGTCAAAACCGCCTTAATGTTCCGGCTGGCCGAGGCGTTTCTCACTCCGCTGTTGCCGCGTTCGACGCTGGATGAACTCGGGCCCCATTTCCGGCGGGCGCGGGAGACCTTGGATACGGCAGGCGATGACCGTCACTCGGTCTGGCCTGCCAAGGTTCAGGTCATTCCCAACAGCCAGCCGCTGCTTTACCCCGACGTGCCCCCGGACATTCTCGCGACTGTCCACACCGCATTATTTGAGGACCGGCGGTTCCTGACGCGTTACCGGCCCCGTCATGGACCGACCCGGGATTACGAAGTCAGCCCACGGGGACTGGTGATACGTGATGGAATCATCTACGTCGTCGCCACCCTTTTCGAATATACGGATCTGAAGCACTTGGTGCTGCATCGGATGGAAACCGCCTCCTTGCTCGACAGCACGGTTACTCCCATGCGCAACTTCAAGCTGGAACGCTACGCGAAGGTGTTATTCAATTAA
- a CDS encoding ADP-ribosylglycohydrolase family protein translates to MPSPALWHRGDDAELVRLAIEQGRPTHGHPRSGVTCALYCLLARRLLEGEIAEADALAEGLSEFLDDDERTELDVLMTAPQRTHPAGTGYVVDTFRSAWPASDSGLRASRRTGKTSCAGGTGSKVCWRG, encoded by the coding sequence ATGCCATCGCCGGCGCTGTGGCACCGGGGCGATGATGCGGAGTTGGTCCGGCTGGCGATCGAGCAGGGCAGGCCCACCCACGGCCATCCCCGCAGCGGCGTGACGTGTGCGCTCTATTGCCTGCTGGCGCGGCGCTTGCTGGAAGGCGAAATCGCCGAGGCCGACGCCCTTGCTGAAGGGCTGAGTGAATTCCTCGATGACGACGAGCGAACCGAACTCGACGTGCTCATGACCGCGCCGCAACGAACGCATCCCGCCGGCACCGGCTACGTCGTCGACACCTTCCGGAGCGCCTGGCCGGCATCCGATTCGGGATTGCGGGCATCCCGGCGGACTGGAAAAACCAGCTGCGCGGGCGGGACGGGGTCGAAAGTCTGCTGGCGCGGCTGA